In Streptomyces sp. NBC_00704, a genomic segment contains:
- a CDS encoding superoxide dismutase, with protein sequence MAVYTLPELPYDYAALAPVISPEIIELHHDKHHAAYVKGANDTLEQLAEARDKESWGSINGLEKNLAFHLSGHILHSVYWHNMTGDGGGEPLEKDGTGELADAIAESFGSFRNFKAQLTKASATTQGSGWGVLAYEPLSGRLIVEQVYDHQGNVGQGSTPILVFDAWEHAFYLQYRNQKVDFIDAMWAVVNWQDVARRYAAAKERGDSLLLAP encoded by the coding sequence ATGGCGGTTTACACGCTCCCGGAGCTTCCTTACGACTACGCGGCGCTCGCCCCGGTGATCAGCCCGGAGATCATCGAGCTGCACCACGACAAGCACCACGCGGCGTACGTCAAGGGCGCGAACGACACGCTGGAGCAGCTGGCGGAGGCGCGGGACAAGGAGTCCTGGGGCTCGATCAACGGCCTGGAAAAGAACCTGGCGTTCCACCTCTCCGGGCACATCCTGCACTCCGTCTACTGGCACAACATGACCGGTGACGGCGGCGGCGAGCCGCTGGAGAAGGACGGCACGGGCGAACTCGCGGACGCCATCGCCGAGTCCTTCGGCTCCTTCCGGAACTTCAAGGCCCAGCTGACCAAGGCGTCGGCGACCACCCAGGGTTCGGGCTGGGGCGTCCTCGCCTACGAGCCGCTGTCCGGTCGTCTCATCGTCGAGCAGGTCTACGACCACCAGGGCAACGTGGGCCAGGGCTCCACCCCGATCCTGGTCTTCGACGCCTGGGAGCACGCCTTCTACCTGCAGTACAGGAACCAGAAGGTCGACTTCATCGACGCCATGTGGGCGGTCGTCAACTGGCAGGACGTGGCCAGGCGTTACGCCGCCGCCAAGGAGCGGGGCGACAGCCTGCTGCTCGCGCCCTGA
- a CDS encoding ABC transporter substrate-binding protein codes for MPVLRTPALLRAPALVLASALLLTACASSGGDGARPEATSAAGRPVTIDNCGHEVTLRSVPERAVSLNQGTTEILLSLGLADRMAGTATWTDPVMKGVEEANASVPRLADNTPSFEKVLDAEPDFVTASFVSTLGKGGVATREQFEKLGVPTYVSPSDCSGKDNDSGGDGSRSEPLTLDAVYGEIRDLARAFGVEERGEKLVTRLKQRVRTATAALDASDVSLMYWFANSQSPYLAGCCGAPGAITRAVGAKNAFSDTHDEWPQINWETVADRDPDVIVIGDLTRKQQTAETAAAKIRFLETHPATRNLSAVRKNRYVLLSGQAMNPSIRTIEGIEKVAAGLRDFGLAK; via the coding sequence ATACCCGTGCTCCGCACCCCCGCTCTTCTCCGCGCTCCGGCGCTCGTTCTCGCGTCCGCCCTGCTGCTCACGGCCTGCGCCTCCTCCGGCGGCGATGGCGCGAGACCGGAGGCGACCTCCGCCGCCGGCCGCCCGGTCACGATCGACAACTGCGGCCACGAGGTCACCCTGAGGTCGGTCCCCGAACGGGCCGTCTCCCTCAACCAGGGCACCACGGAGATCCTGCTCTCCCTCGGCCTCGCCGACCGCATGGCCGGTACGGCGACCTGGACCGACCCGGTGATGAAGGGCGTGGAGGAGGCCAACGCGTCCGTGCCGCGCCTCGCCGACAACACGCCCTCCTTCGAGAAGGTCCTGGACGCCGAACCCGACTTCGTCACCGCCTCGTTCGTCTCCACCCTGGGCAAGGGCGGGGTCGCCACCCGCGAGCAGTTCGAGAAGCTCGGCGTGCCCACGTACGTCTCACCGTCCGACTGCTCGGGCAAGGACAACGACAGCGGCGGCGACGGATCGCGCAGCGAGCCGCTCACCCTCGACGCCGTGTACGGCGAAATCCGCGACCTGGCCCGCGCGTTCGGCGTCGAGGAGCGCGGGGAGAAGCTCGTCACGCGGCTGAAGCAGCGGGTACGCACCGCCACCGCCGCACTGGACGCCTCCGACGTCTCACTCATGTACTGGTTCGCCAACTCCCAGTCGCCCTACCTGGCCGGCTGCTGCGGCGCGCCCGGCGCCATCACCCGCGCCGTCGGAGCGAAGAACGCCTTCTCCGACACCCACGACGAATGGCCCCAGATCAACTGGGAGACCGTCGCCGACCGTGACCCCGACGTCATCGTGATCGGCGACCTGACCCGCAAGCAGCAGACCGCCGAGACCGCCGCCGCAAAGATCCGCTTCCTCGAGACCCACCCCGCCACGCGCAACCTGAGCGCAGTGCGGAAGAACCGGTACGTCCTGCTGAGCGGCCAGGCGATGAACCCGTCCATCCGCACGATCGAGGGGATCGAGAAGGTCGCGGCCGGTCTGCGCGACTTCGGACTCGCCAAGTGA
- a CDS encoding FKBP-type peptidyl-prolyl cis-trans isomerase has translation MSEPTKPEVDVPEGDAPGELVVRDLVVGGGVEVKPGMVVRVHYVGVTFESGREFDASWDRGLPFKFALGGGKVIKGWDRGVRGMKVGGRREIIVPPRLGYGDQSPSPSIPPGSTLVFVVDLLDAYSGVTGWSNPQWGR, from the coding sequence ATGAGCGAACCGACGAAACCCGAGGTCGACGTTCCGGAGGGGGACGCCCCTGGCGAGCTGGTTGTCCGGGACCTGGTCGTGGGCGGCGGGGTCGAGGTCAAGCCGGGCATGGTGGTCAGGGTCCACTACGTGGGGGTGACGTTCGAGTCCGGGAGGGAGTTCGACGCCTCCTGGGACCGGGGCCTGCCGTTCAAGTTCGCCCTGGGCGGTGGCAAGGTCATCAAGGGCTGGGACCGGGGAGTGAGAGGGATGAAGGTCGGCGGTCGGCGCGAGATCATCGTCCCTCCGCGTCTCGGGTACGGCGATCAGTCGCCCTCGCCGTCGATCCCGCCGGGTTCGACCCTGGTCTTCGTGGTGGACCTGCTGGACGCGTATTCCGGCGTGACCGGGTGGAGCAACCCCCAGTGGGGGCGCTGA
- a CDS encoding IS30 family transposase yields the protein MRAAGVHRRDAAAQVGVHERTARDWDQGIRQIGHSRLHADGRLIDYTTGVITIVTAASKPSVAAVEAGLHPRFLTVAERELIADMRREGRSLRAIGRALGRPASTVKREIDARAVNGVYRPHQAQRAWAKSRSRPKDSKLAREGALRDFATAKLQERWSPEQICHALLIEFPDDESMRVSPETIYQAVYVQARGGLRREVALALRTGRTRRKPHRSPEQRTRRFVDEMVMISERPPEVEDRAVPGHWEGDLIVGPRSESAIVTLVERSTRYVLLGHLPGGHTAEEVRDVLVPLIQTLPEHLRGSLTWDQGCEMAAHKQFTVATGVPVYFCDPHSPWQRGSNENTNGLLRQYFPKGTDLSAHSPADLEHVAQQLNGRPRKTLGWRTPAERLRDLLTAA from the coding sequence CTGCGTGCGGCCGGAGTCCATCGCCGCGATGCCGCCGCGCAGGTCGGCGTCCACGAGCGCACCGCTCGGGACTGGGACCAAGGGATCCGGCAGATCGGCCACTCGCGCCTGCATGCAGACGGCCGCCTGATCGACTATACGACCGGTGTGATCACCATCGTTACTGCCGCGTCGAAGCCGTCCGTTGCCGCGGTCGAGGCCGGGCTGCACCCCCGTTTCCTCACCGTGGCCGAGCGGGAGCTGATCGCCGACATGCGCCGTGAGGGCCGCTCGCTGCGCGCGATCGGACGGGCACTCGGCCGGCCGGCCTCCACCGTCAAGCGTGAGATCGACGCCCGTGCGGTCAACGGCGTCTACCGGCCGCACCAAGCCCAGCGGGCATGGGCGAAGAGCCGGTCGCGTCCAAAGGACTCCAAGCTGGCCCGGGAAGGAGCGTTGCGCGACTTCGCTACGGCCAAGCTCCAGGAACGCTGGTCGCCCGAGCAGATCTGCCACGCTCTGCTCATCGAGTTCCCCGACGACGAGAGCATGCGCGTGAGTCCGGAGACGATCTACCAGGCGGTCTACGTCCAGGCCCGCGGCGGACTGCGCCGCGAGGTCGCCCTGGCGCTGCGCACCGGACGCACCCGCCGCAAGCCCCACCGCAGCCCGGAGCAGCGCACTCGCCGCTTCGTCGACGAGATGGTGATGATCTCCGAGCGGCCGCCGGAGGTCGAGGACCGGGCTGTTCCTGGCCACTGGGAAGGCGATCTGATCGTCGGCCCCCGCAGCGAGAGCGCGATAGTGACCCTGGTCGAGCGCTCCACCCGCTACGTCCTGCTCGGACATCTGCCCGGCGGGCACACGGCCGAGGAAGTCCGCGATGTGCTGGTGCCGCTGATCCAGACCCTGCCCGAGCACCTGCGTGGCTCGCTGACCTGGGACCAGGGCTGCGAGATGGCCGCGCACAAGCAGTTCACCGTGGCCACCGGCGTGCCAGTCTACTTCTGCGACCCCCACTCGCCCTGGCAGCGCGGATCGAACGAGAACACCAACGGCCTGCTGCGGCAGTACTTCCCCAAAGGCACCGACCTCTCCGCGCACAGTCCCGCAGACCTCGAACACGTTGCCCAGCAACTCAACGGCCGGCCACGCAAAACGCTCGGCTGGAGAACCCCAGCCGAGCGCCTGCGTGATCTACTGACGGCCGCATAA
- a CDS encoding FecCD family ABC transporter permease has translation MSVRTLVLSVCGLAALLASTAVAVTIGPADISTGDVWAAVAAHLGLGESTLAPLRDGIVWNLRMPRTLLAAVCGAGLAVCGTVMQSLLRNPLADPFVLGVSSGASTGAVAVVVLGVGGGAVSLSAGAFLGALLSFALVLLLSHTLGGSTDRVVLSGVAAMQLFSALTSFIVLTSAGAETTRGVLFWLLGSLTGADWGQVLLCAGVLAVVLAVCLGHARTLDAFAFGDEAAAGLGVRVARTRLVLLCATALLTAALVSCAGAIGFVGLVLPHATRALTGSGHARLLPVTALTGAVFLVWVDTLARTVLDPQEVPVGVVTSLIGVPAFVVVLHRGRRRT, from the coding sequence GTGAGCGTCCGCACACTCGTGTTGTCGGTCTGCGGACTGGCCGCGCTGCTGGCCTCCACAGCCGTGGCTGTGACCATCGGACCGGCCGACATCTCCACGGGGGACGTCTGGGCGGCCGTCGCGGCCCATCTCGGCCTCGGCGAGAGCACGTTGGCCCCGCTGCGCGACGGCATCGTGTGGAACCTGCGGATGCCGCGCACGCTGCTCGCCGCCGTGTGCGGGGCCGGGCTCGCCGTGTGCGGGACGGTCATGCAGTCACTGCTGCGCAACCCGCTGGCCGATCCGTTCGTGCTCGGCGTGTCGTCCGGTGCGTCCACGGGGGCGGTCGCGGTGGTCGTGCTGGGAGTGGGCGGGGGAGCGGTGTCCCTGTCGGCGGGCGCCTTCCTCGGCGCGCTGCTCTCCTTCGCCCTGGTGCTGCTGCTCAGCCACACCCTCGGGGGAAGCACCGACCGAGTCGTCCTGTCCGGGGTGGCCGCCATGCAGCTGTTCTCCGCTCTGACCTCCTTCATCGTCCTCACCTCGGCCGGCGCCGAGACCACCCGGGGCGTGCTGTTCTGGCTGCTGGGCTCGCTCACCGGCGCCGACTGGGGACAGGTGCTGCTCTGCGCCGGCGTACTCGCCGTCGTCCTGGCCGTCTGCCTCGGGCACGCCCGCACCCTGGACGCCTTCGCCTTCGGCGACGAAGCCGCCGCCGGACTGGGCGTCCGCGTCGCCCGCACCCGCCTGGTACTGCTCTGCGCCACCGCGCTGCTCACCGCCGCCCTGGTGAGCTGCGCCGGCGCCATCGGCTTCGTCGGCCTGGTCCTCCCGCACGCCACCCGCGCTCTCACCGGCTCCGGCCATGCCCGCCTCCTGCCGGTCACGGCACTGACCGGAGCCGTGTTCCTGGTGTGGGTGGACACCCTCGCCCGGACCGTCCTCGACCCCCAGGAGGTCCCGGTGGGCGTGGTGACGTCCCTCATCGGCGTCCCCGCATTCGTGGTCGTGCTCCACCGCGGACGGAGAAGGACATGA